A single region of the Aeromonas hydrophila subsp. hydrophila ATCC 7966 genome encodes:
- a CDS encoding GtrA family protein, translating to MISREEFWRLVRFGFVGGGATLVDLGTSIALFHTWPTISEHLVTTLAFAIAFWFSFFGHRYITFQKQGAASKFLLVALFSLAVRNLILSGLLFAGLSGLLPVVIATLTVTVLTYLLSRIWVFA from the coding sequence ATGATCTCCCGCGAGGAATTCTGGCGGCTGGTACGTTTCGGGTTTGTCGGCGGGGGAGCTACCCTCGTCGATCTGGGCACCTCCATCGCCCTGTTTCACACCTGGCCCACCATCTCGGAGCACCTGGTGACGACGCTGGCCTTTGCCATCGCCTTCTGGTTCTCCTTCTTCGGTCACCGTTACATCACCTTCCAGAAGCAGGGTGCCGCCAGCAAGTTCTTGCTGGTCGCCCTCTTCTCGCTGGCGGTGCGTAACCTGATATTGAGCGGTCTGCTGTTTGCGGGTCTTTCCGGTCTGTTGCCGGTGGTGATCGCCACCCTGACGGTCACCGTGCTCACCTACCTCCTCTCCAGGATCTGGGTATTTGCCTGA
- a CDS encoding glutathione S-transferase, producing MGSLVLTVGTGSTWAMRAALVLAMSGLEWQEQVFDLEDAKELQRLKRLAPAGLVPWLDHDGVRVHDSLAIAEYLHELCPARRLYPEARAERALARSLCAELHAGFRQIRTLLPFFLGAPTRSEPPVEAIGELARLQTIWSQARGPFYFGEAGILDAFYAVMAYRLASYGIQLPGQAGAYQQALLAWPLWQQTLVKARLQWPAAARQPQ from the coding sequence ATGGGATCTCTGGTATTGACGGTGGGCACGGGCTCCACCTGGGCGATGCGGGCGGCGCTGGTGCTGGCCATGAGCGGACTGGAGTGGCAGGAGCAGGTGTTCGACCTGGAGGATGCCAAGGAGCTGCAGCGGCTCAAGCGGCTGGCCCCCGCCGGCCTGGTGCCCTGGCTCGATCACGACGGCGTGCGGGTACACGACTCGCTGGCCATCGCCGAGTACCTGCATGAGCTCTGCCCCGCGCGCCGGCTCTATCCCGAAGCGCGAGCCGAGCGGGCGCTGGCCCGCAGTCTCTGCGCCGAGCTGCACGCCGGTTTTCGCCAGATCCGCACCCTGCTGCCCTTCTTCCTCGGCGCTCCCACCCGCAGCGAACCGCCGGTGGAGGCCATCGGCGAGCTGGCCCGGCTGCAGACCATCTGGTCCCAGGCGCGGGGCCCCTTCTATTTTGGCGAGGCGGGGATCCTCGATGCCTTCTATGCGGTGATGGCCTACCGGCTGGCGAGCTATGGCATCCAGCTGCCCGGGCAGGCGGGCGCCTATCAGCAGGCGCTGCTGGCCTGGCCGCTGTGGCAGCAGACCCTGGTCAAGGCGCGTCTGCAGTGGCCGGCGGCCGCCCGTCAGCCGCAGTGA
- a CDS encoding L,D-transpeptidase family protein, translating to MGKKYWLALANLIWLGCWPAAMVQASEGQVVVSNAAMQHDWYQNSTAEQARRELELQLQEAVLAQLHPDFYTLWKKLQAKPADQRGALYDEAFGKLARFQQAWRAMDLVSREQMQTLKLNLNKPLAHEPAGDNLLEQVRQLRPQVAEYDAVREEVRKLLALPMAKKWPTLTMPTLRAGEVSPELGQIRSILNELGDTAPRHDDATYDAETLQAVKQFQRRHGLTADGIIGRQTRSWLNTGPEVRASLLLRNLWRRDLVDQLSGARYVLVNIPDYRLSVVESGNEVFTSRVIVGKEQRATPILASEIRSIVLNPAWHVPRSILSKDILPKLGRDPAYLNREQFEVIDGEGNPVQFTEEGWQQALASGFPYRLRQKPGDHNALGRYKFYLPNNEAIYLHSTPRKALFEQGARAFSSGCIRVEHADDLAELLLADSRYQPDKVASILKETQTKWLPLTTPIPVFTVYWSSWIDEDGRQQLRNDIYGFDRVSYQSRLL from the coding sequence ATGGGGAAGAAGTATTGGCTGGCATTGGCAAACCTGATCTGGCTGGGCTGCTGGCCGGCGGCCATGGTACAGGCCAGCGAGGGCCAGGTGGTGGTGAGCAATGCTGCGATGCAGCACGACTGGTATCAGAACAGCACCGCGGAGCAGGCCAGGCGTGAGCTGGAGCTGCAGCTGCAGGAGGCCGTGCTGGCCCAGTTGCACCCGGATTTTTACACGCTCTGGAAGAAGCTGCAGGCCAAGCCGGCGGATCAGCGTGGCGCCCTCTATGACGAGGCGTTTGGCAAGCTGGCCCGGTTCCAGCAGGCGTGGCGGGCCATGGATCTGGTCTCCCGCGAGCAGATGCAGACCCTCAAGCTCAACCTCAACAAGCCGCTGGCCCACGAGCCGGCCGGCGACAACCTGCTGGAGCAGGTCAGGCAGCTCAGACCCCAGGTCGCGGAATATGACGCGGTGCGCGAGGAAGTGCGCAAGCTGCTGGCGCTGCCGATGGCCAAGAAGTGGCCGACTCTGACCATGCCGACCCTGCGGGCCGGTGAAGTCTCCCCGGAGCTGGGCCAGATCCGCTCCATCCTCAACGAGCTGGGCGACACGGCCCCGCGCCATGATGACGCCACCTACGACGCCGAGACCCTGCAAGCAGTCAAGCAGTTCCAGCGCCGCCACGGCCTGACCGCCGACGGCATCATAGGCCGGCAGACCCGCAGCTGGCTCAATACCGGGCCCGAGGTGCGCGCCAGCCTGCTGCTGCGCAACCTGTGGCGACGTGACCTAGTGGATCAGCTCTCCGGCGCCCGCTACGTGCTGGTCAACATTCCCGACTATCGGCTGAGCGTGGTGGAGTCCGGCAACGAGGTATTCACCAGCCGGGTGATCGTGGGCAAGGAGCAGCGGGCGACCCCGATCCTCGCCAGCGAGATCCGCTCCATCGTGCTGAACCCGGCCTGGCACGTGCCGCGCTCCATCCTGAGCAAGGACATTCTGCCCAAGCTGGGACGAGATCCCGCCTACCTCAATCGCGAGCAGTTCGAGGTGATCGATGGCGAGGGCAATCCGGTGCAGTTCACCGAAGAGGGCTGGCAGCAGGCGCTGGCGTCCGGCTTCCCCTACCGGCTGCGGCAAAAGCCGGGTGATCACAACGCACTGGGCCGCTACAAGTTCTATCTGCCCAACAACGAGGCCATCTACCTGCACTCCACCCCGCGCAAGGCGCTGTTCGAGCAGGGCGCGCGCGCCTTCAGCTCAGGCTGCATCCGGGTGGAGCACGCCGACGATCTGGCCGAGCTGCTGCTGGCGGACTCCCGCTATCAGCCGGACAAGGTGGCCAGCATCCTGAAAGAGACCCAGACCAAGTGGCTGCCGCTGACCACCCCGATCCCGGTGTTCACCGTCTACTGGAGCAGCTGGATCGACGAGGATGGACGTCAGCAACTGCGCAACGACATCTATGGATTTGATCGAGTCAGCTACCAGAGTCGCTTGCTGTGA
- a CDS encoding glycosyltransferase family 2 protein, whose amino-acid sequence MSHADFRLSLIVPVYNEEESIDAFINAIDNELAPLKDQLEIVFVNDGSRDRTREVVEQAIVRDPRVTLVNLARNFGKEAAMTAGLHHAKGDAVVPMDVDLQDPPALILEFVKLWQTGDYDTVYGIRVDRSADTPMKRLTAGGFYRFFNALSTSTKLPENAGDFRLIDRKVVEAIKQLPERNRFMKGLFAWAGFRAIGVPYERPARHAGETKFNYWKLWNFALDGLMSFSSWPLRVWSYVGVGVSFVAFLYILKIVTQVVFFGIDVPGYASLMSVVLFLGGIQLLSLGIIGEYIGRMFVEVKQRPVYLIEGVYGQYAKQDEEPKQDAATGSKKSAGKKAAAAKAADDQQEQASQ is encoded by the coding sequence ATGTCGCATGCCGATTTTCGACTCTCTCTGATCGTTCCCGTTTACAACGAGGAAGAGAGCATAGATGCCTTCATCAACGCGATAGATAACGAACTGGCGCCGCTCAAGGATCAGCTGGAAATTGTATTCGTCAACGACGGCAGCCGCGACCGCACCCGTGAGGTGGTCGAGCAGGCCATCGTCCGCGACCCACGCGTCACCCTAGTCAACCTGGCCCGCAACTTCGGCAAGGAAGCAGCCATGACCGCCGGCCTGCATCATGCCAAGGGTGATGCCGTGGTGCCGATGGACGTGGATCTGCAGGATCCGCCCGCACTCATTCTCGAATTCGTCAAGCTGTGGCAGACCGGCGACTACGACACCGTCTACGGCATCCGGGTGGATCGCAGCGCCGACACCCCGATGAAGCGCCTCACCGCTGGCGGCTTCTACCGCTTCTTCAACGCCCTCTCCACCAGCACCAAGCTGCCGGAGAACGCCGGTGACTTCCGCCTGATCGACCGCAAGGTGGTCGAGGCGATCAAGCAGCTGCCGGAGCGCAACCGCTTCATGAAGGGGCTGTTCGCCTGGGCCGGTTTCCGTGCCATCGGCGTGCCCTACGAGCGCCCCGCCCGCCACGCCGGCGAGACCAAGTTCAACTACTGGAAGCTGTGGAACTTCGCCCTTGACGGCCTGATGAGCTTCTCCAGCTGGCCGCTGCGGGTATGGAGCTACGTCGGCGTCGGCGTCTCCTTCGTCGCCTTCCTCTACATCCTCAAGATCGTCACCCAGGTGGTCTTCTTCGGCATCGACGTGCCGGGTTACGCCTCCTTGATGTCGGTGGTGCTGTTCCTCGGCGGTATCCAGCTGCTGTCGCTCGGCATCATCGGCGAGTACATCGGCCGCATGTTCGTGGAAGTGAAGCAGCGCCCCGTCTACCTCATCGAAGGGGTATACGGCCAATATGCCAAACAGGATGAAGAGCCGAAGCAGGACGCCGCCACCGGCAGCAAGAAGAGCGCCGGCAAGAAGGCTGCTGCCGCGAAAGCCGCTGATGACCAGCAGGAGCAGGCTTCTCAATGA
- a CDS encoding trimeric intracellular cation channel family protein translates to MLHALFLLGLVAEGMTGALAAGRRRMDLFGVVIIASATAIGGGTIRDVLLGHYPLLWVEHPEYVLLVAGAAMAGVISAPLMRYLGKLFMALDALGLVVFSIFGAARALEMGHGAGIACIMAVVTGAFGGVLRDLLCQRIPLVFRRELYAAISLVTAAIYCLALDQGLPNDWAAFGAIGIGFVLRLLAVRFKWGLPTFHYQYATH, encoded by the coding sequence ATGTTACATGCACTCTTCTTGCTGGGCCTGGTGGCCGAAGGGATGACAGGCGCGCTGGCCGCGGGCCGGCGACGGATGGATCTGTTTGGCGTGGTGATCATCGCATCGGCGACCGCCATCGGGGGCGGCACCATTCGCGACGTGCTGCTGGGCCATTACCCCCTGCTCTGGGTCGAACACCCGGAGTATGTGCTGCTGGTCGCCGGCGCGGCCATGGCCGGCGTCATCTCGGCGCCGCTGATGCGCTACCTCGGCAAGCTGTTCATGGCGCTCGATGCCCTGGGGCTGGTGGTCTTTTCCATCTTCGGCGCGGCAAGGGCGCTGGAGATGGGCCACGGTGCCGGGATCGCCTGCATCATGGCGGTGGTGACAGGGGCCTTCGGCGGCGTGCTCAGAGACCTGCTCTGCCAGCGCATTCCGCTGGTGTTTCGCCGCGAGCTCTATGCCGCCATCTCGCTGGTGACGGCCGCCATCTACTGCCTGGCGCTCGATCAGGGCCTGCCCAACGACTGGGCCGCCTTCGGCGCCATCGGCATCGGTTTCGTGCTGCGCCTCCTGGCAGTGCGCTTCAAATGGGGGCTGCCTACCTTCCACTACCAGTACGCCACGCACTGA
- a CDS encoding TetR/AcrR family transcriptional regulator: protein MSKGRLTRDNILQTAFEQASQQGLESLTIGSLASACEMSKSGLFAHFQSRDNLQIAVLEYAAEVFRERVIQPVRQQQHGSQRAKLTALLQAWLAWNQCFAGRCMFLDAWTSAQEGEVQQAARRLVRFWLDYLARQVVQGQSEGEWHSDMDPWRAVYRLYGLYLADQVFNALDLCQDPARHFWPEVETLLDGWR, encoded by the coding sequence ATGAGCAAGGGCCGGCTGACCCGCGACAACATTTTGCAGACTGCGTTCGAGCAGGCGAGCCAGCAGGGGCTGGAGAGCCTCACCATCGGCTCCCTTGCCAGCGCCTGCGAGATGTCGAAAAGCGGCCTGTTTGCCCACTTCCAGTCCCGCGACAACCTGCAGATCGCCGTGCTGGAGTACGCCGCCGAGGTGTTCCGGGAGCGGGTGATCCAGCCGGTGCGCCAGCAGCAGCACGGCAGCCAGCGAGCGAAGCTGACGGCCCTGCTGCAGGCCTGGCTGGCCTGGAACCAGTGCTTTGCCGGTCGCTGCATGTTCCTCGACGCCTGGACCTCGGCCCAGGAGGGGGAGGTGCAGCAGGCCGCCCGCCGGCTGGTGCGCTTCTGGCTCGACTACCTGGCCCGTCAGGTGGTGCAGGGACAGAGCGAGGGCGAGTGGCACAGCGACATGGATCCCTGGCGCGCCGTCTATCGCCTCTATGGCCTCTATCTGGCGGATCAGGTGTTCAATGCCCTCGATCTGTGTCAGGATCCGGCCCGCCACTTCTGGCCCGAAGTGGAGACGCTGCTGGATGGCTGGCGCTGA
- a CDS encoding membrane protein, giving the protein MNDMTTSITPDNAGPYRPSLAISSRDWLMIIAAFVLSRAALYGMGYFGVQLYGSPDIGPLQAYCQFDCVWFQRIIENGYDLYPRWLSKGNAANWAFMPLYPMISGTISNLLNVESLIGLMLVANLAFFISLPLMLLVLRQLKLGDDTARFGVWLLAFSPFSAYFVSGYTESMFMALMLGMFLFAYRQQWLMVALLGVFISATRNLGVMMVFPVLILALQAYGWREFFRFTERAFKVVFTLWMIPLGLFAYMFYLYHLTGDALAFKHIQVAWGRYMDSPLDWWLSGFELGGRKSYLSIMVMFGWALNLYLFSQKRWAEATLMFICCTIPLMTGLNAMPRYMFGLYPTMLAIILLTHRWPAIRPAVLCLSGMVASFIAVAFVNFKFFTV; this is encoded by the coding sequence ATGAATGACATGACTACTTCCATCACCCCTGACAATGCGGGCCCCTATCGCCCGTCACTGGCCATCAGCAGCCGTGACTGGCTGATGATCATTGCCGCCTTCGTGCTGAGCCGGGCCGCCCTCTACGGCATGGGCTATTTCGGCGTACAGCTCTACGGCTCCCCCGACATAGGCCCGCTGCAGGCCTATTGCCAGTTCGACTGCGTCTGGTTCCAGCGCATCATCGAGAACGGCTACGATCTCTACCCGCGCTGGTTGAGCAAGGGCAATGCGGCCAACTGGGCCTTCATGCCGCTCTACCCGATGATCTCCGGCACCATCTCCAACCTGCTCAACGTCGAGAGTCTGATCGGCCTGATGCTGGTAGCCAACCTGGCGTTCTTCATCAGCCTGCCGCTGATGCTGCTGGTGCTGCGCCAGCTCAAGCTGGGTGACGACACCGCTCGCTTCGGCGTCTGGCTGCTCGCCTTCTCCCCCTTCTCCGCCTACTTCGTCTCCGGCTATACCGAGTCGATGTTCATGGCACTGATGCTGGGAATGTTCCTGTTCGCCTATCGCCAGCAGTGGCTGATGGTGGCGCTGCTCGGCGTGTTCATCTCCGCCACCCGCAACCTGGGGGTGATGATGGTGTTCCCGGTGCTGATCCTGGCGCTGCAGGCCTACGGCTGGCGCGAGTTCTTCCGCTTCACCGAGCGCGCCTTCAAGGTGGTGTTCACCCTCTGGATGATCCCGCTCGGCCTGTTCGCCTACATGTTCTACCTCTATCACCTCACCGGTGATGCGCTGGCGTTCAAGCACATCCAGGTGGCCTGGGGCCGTTACATGGACAGCCCGCTGGACTGGTGGCTGAGCGGCTTTGAACTGGGCGGACGCAAATCCTACCTCTCCATCATGGTGATGTTTGGCTGGGCTCTGAACCTCTATCTGTTCAGCCAGAAGCGCTGGGCCGAGGCGACCCTGATGTTCATCTGCTGCACCATTCCGCTGATGACAGGGCTCAACGCCATGCCGCGCTACATGTTCGGCCTCTATCCGACCATGCTGGCGATCATCCTGCTTACTCATCGCTGGCCGGCCATTCGCCCGGCCGTGCTCTGCCTGAGCGGCATGGTGGCCTCCTTCATCGCGGTGGCCTTCGTCAACTTCAAGTTCTTCACCGTGTGA
- a CDS encoding alpha-amylase, translated as MRRTPSVSSLWLALLASPLFLHQAMAAEVRLYVDDQPVGAPLALDKGAVQLTHQLTKGSHQIRISDAGNSCGTSFGPSEAKPLPFGTAQPMDKCSKGQHFNLRVMLAGDYQFTFNPDTPSLKVLRATKKSEFKRQPPAEPCISWDGGPVTVSLKGVWPDGTQLRDAYSGQQGVVKGGKLTLTPSKESGGLLLLEPVKAATAAPFSWDQASVYFLLTDRFNNGDPANDHSFGRQKDGQDEVATWHGGDFKGLTAKLDYIKQLGINAIWITPMVEQVHGFIGGGEQGNFPFYAYHGYWALDFTKIDPNYGDEESLKTLVDEAHKRGMRIILDVVMNHAGYATLADLQDLGLTDLTQNTGKLPARWNQWRPSGGLNWHGYNQFIDYQSPKWDQWWSGDWVRAGLPGYPQPGTDDVTGSVAGLPDFLTESTKPVGLPPLLAAKKDTRAKALANATVSDYLIAWHTDWVRRFGIDGFRADTVKHLEPEVWARLKQAGTAALKEWKAANPAKKLDDLPFYMVGEVWDHGVAKDFWYRHGFDSLINFDYQREFALPQAQCLASAEPTYAGYASRINQDPEFNVLSYISSHDTKLFFGDYQDVPLQRRVASSFMLLPGGIQIYYGDESGRGLAKDGGVFDQALRSDMNWQELAGGEKAELVKHWQRLGQFRAAHPAVAAGSHKKLADSPYAFVREKGDDKVVVVFAGRQP; from the coding sequence ATGCGTCGCACTCCCTCGGTTTCTTCCCTCTGGCTCGCCCTGCTGGCCAGCCCCCTCTTCCTCCATCAGGCCATGGCCGCCGAGGTGCGCCTCTACGTGGATGACCAGCCGGTCGGCGCGCCGCTGGCGCTGGACAAGGGGGCGGTGCAGCTGACCCATCAGCTCACCAAGGGGAGCCACCAGATCCGCATCAGTGACGCGGGCAACAGCTGCGGCACCAGCTTCGGCCCGAGCGAGGCCAAACCGCTCCCCTTCGGCACCGCCCAACCCATGGACAAGTGCAGCAAGGGGCAGCACTTCAACCTGCGGGTGATGCTGGCGGGGGATTATCAGTTCACCTTCAACCCGGATACCCCCAGCCTCAAGGTGCTGCGAGCCACCAAGAAGAGCGAGTTCAAACGCCAGCCGCCAGCAGAACCCTGCATCAGCTGGGATGGCGGCCCGGTCACGGTATCCCTGAAAGGAGTCTGGCCCGACGGCACCCAGCTGCGGGACGCCTACTCCGGCCAGCAAGGGGTGGTCAAGGGCGGCAAGCTGACCCTGACACCCAGTAAAGAGAGCGGCGGCCTACTGCTGCTCGAGCCGGTCAAGGCGGCCACGGCGGCTCCCTTCAGCTGGGATCAGGCGAGCGTCTATTTCCTGCTCACCGACCGCTTCAACAACGGCGATCCCGCCAACGACCACAGCTTCGGGCGCCAAAAAGACGGTCAGGATGAAGTGGCCACCTGGCACGGCGGCGACTTCAAGGGGCTGACCGCCAAGCTCGACTACATCAAGCAGCTCGGCATCAACGCCATCTGGATCACCCCCATGGTGGAGCAGGTGCACGGTTTCATCGGTGGCGGCGAGCAGGGCAACTTCCCCTTCTACGCCTATCACGGCTACTGGGCGCTCGACTTCACCAAGATAGATCCCAACTACGGCGACGAGGAGAGCCTGAAGACCCTGGTGGACGAGGCCCACAAGCGCGGCATGCGCATCATCCTCGACGTGGTGATGAACCACGCCGGCTACGCCACCCTCGCCGACCTGCAAGATCTCGGGCTCACCGACCTCACCCAGAACACCGGCAAACTGCCGGCCCGCTGGAACCAGTGGCGCCCGAGCGGCGGCCTCAACTGGCATGGCTACAACCAGTTCATCGACTACCAGTCGCCGAAGTGGGACCAGTGGTGGAGCGGTGACTGGGTGCGGGCCGGCCTGCCCGGCTACCCGCAGCCCGGCACCGACGACGTCACCGGCTCGGTGGCGGGGCTGCCGGACTTCCTGACTGAATCCACCAAGCCGGTGGGGCTGCCGCCGCTGCTGGCGGCGAAAAAAGATACCAGGGCCAAGGCGCTGGCCAACGCCACCGTGAGCGACTATCTGATTGCCTGGCACACCGACTGGGTGCGCCGCTTCGGCATCGACGGCTTCAGAGCCGACACCGTCAAACACCTGGAGCCCGAGGTGTGGGCCCGCCTCAAGCAGGCCGGCACCGCCGCCCTCAAGGAGTGGAAAGCCGCCAATCCGGCCAAGAAGCTCGACGACCTGCCCTTCTACATGGTGGGCGAGGTGTGGGATCACGGGGTGGCCAAGGATTTCTGGTACCGACACGGCTTCGATTCGCTGATCAACTTCGACTATCAGCGCGAGTTCGCCCTGCCCCAGGCCCAGTGCCTGGCCAGCGCCGAGCCCACCTATGCCGGCTACGCCAGCCGCATCAATCAGGATCCCGAGTTCAACGTGCTGAGCTACATCAGCTCCCACGACACCAAGCTGTTCTTCGGCGACTATCAGGACGTGCCGCTGCAGCGCCGGGTCGCCAGCAGCTTCATGCTGCTGCCGGGCGGCATCCAGATCTACTACGGCGATGAGTCCGGCCGCGGGCTCGCCAAAGATGGCGGAGTGTTCGATCAGGCACTGCGCTCCGACATGAACTGGCAGGAGCTGGCCGGCGGCGAGAAGGCCGAGCTGGTCAAGCACTGGCAGCGGCTCGGCCAGTTCCGCGCCGCCCACCCGGCGGTGGCGGCGGGCAGCCACAAGAAACTGGCCGACAGCCCCTATGCCTTCGTGCGGGAGAAGGGGGATGACAAGGTGGTGGTGGTGTTCGCCGGCCGCCAGCCGTAA
- a CDS encoding response regulator transcription factor produces the protein MDSQFTIVIADDHPLFRGALYQAVHMAIDDAQLLEADSIDSLAHLLGEHPEVDLLLLDLKMPGANGFSGLAHLRGQYPDLPIVVVSASEEPTIIQQVLRLGALGFIPKSAPMKELVNALNTVIGGDNWVPAGISLHPEPTDGADFASKLASLTPQQYKVLVMLRDGSLNKQIAWELNVSEATIKAHITAIFRKLGVKNRTQAVIALQQMDIKEG, from the coding sequence ATGGACAGCCAATTTACCATCGTCATCGCAGATGACCACCCCCTGTTTCGGGGCGCCCTCTATCAAGCGGTGCACATGGCCATCGACGATGCCCAGCTGCTGGAAGCGGACTCCATCGACAGCCTGGCCCACCTGCTGGGTGAGCACCCGGAAGTCGACCTGCTGCTGCTCGATCTCAAGATGCCGGGGGCCAACGGCTTCTCCGGCCTCGCCCACCTGCGCGGCCAGTATCCCGACCTGCCCATCGTGGTGGTGTCGGCTTCAGAAGAGCCCACCATCATCCAGCAGGTGCTGCGCCTGGGCGCGCTCGGCTTCATCCCCAAATCGGCGCCGATGAAGGAGCTGGTCAACGCCCTCAATACGGTGATCGGGGGTGACAACTGGGTACCGGCCGGCATCTCGCTCCACCCTGAGCCCACTGACGGTGCCGATTTTGCCAGCAAGCTGGCCAGCCTCACCCCCCAGCAGTACAAGGTGCTGGTAATGCTGCGCGACGGCAGCCTCAACAAGCAGATCGCCTGGGAACTCAACGTCTCCGAGGCCACCATCAAGGCCCACATCACCGCCATATTCAGAAAACTCGGCGTCAAGAACCGCACCCAGGCGGTCATCGCCCTGCAGCAGATGGATATCAAGGAGGGTTAA
- a CDS encoding substrate-binding periplasmic protein: MKLKLCCWMLCLLAPLASANSLCPSPLRVGFDNWPPYHYYAGTAAGQKELRGFAVEALTAMLKRLDCKASYVEMPWKRVLHGLSLGSVDIAMEAYFNEDRARYAWFSDAYNPGRSALWIRKSSSYPETDLASWLASGHTLGITKDYYYGAEISELLRRYAAQVSVVNDEQNYGKLVLGRIDGFLGDVLATPWGLKEEGLSDLIVPHTMAVYEAPTFFMFSRKRLSPEFVSAFNRELAEFKATNEYDIIWRRYAPAS, encoded by the coding sequence ATGAAGCTGAAACTCTGCTGCTGGATGCTCTGCTTGCTGGCGCCGCTGGCCTCGGCAAACAGTCTGTGTCCCTCGCCCTTGCGGGTCGGTTTTGACAACTGGCCGCCTTATCACTATTACGCCGGCACGGCGGCCGGGCAGAAGGAGCTGCGCGGCTTTGCCGTCGAGGCGCTCACCGCCATGCTCAAGCGGCTCGATTGCAAGGCCAGCTATGTTGAGATGCCCTGGAAGCGGGTGCTGCACGGTCTGTCGCTGGGCTCGGTCGACATCGCCATGGAGGCCTATTTCAATGAGGACCGCGCCCGCTATGCCTGGTTCTCCGATGCCTACAATCCGGGTCGCAGTGCGCTCTGGATCCGCAAGTCATCCTCTTACCCTGAAACCGATCTGGCCAGCTGGCTGGCCAGCGGCCATACCCTGGGCATCACCAAGGACTACTACTATGGGGCCGAGATCAGCGAGTTGCTGCGCCGTTATGCCGCTCAGGTGAGCGTGGTCAATGACGAGCAAAACTATGGCAAGCTGGTACTGGGACGCATCGACGGCTTTCTCGGTGATGTGCTGGCCACCCCCTGGGGCCTGAAGGAGGAGGGGCTGAGCGATCTGATCGTTCCCCACACCATGGCCGTATATGAAGCGCCGACCTTCTTCATGTTCAGCAGGAAGCGGCTGTCACCCGAATTTGTCAGCGCGTTCAATCGCGAACTGGCTGAATTTAAAGCAACAAATGAGTATGACATTATCTGGCGGCGCTACGCGCCCGCCAGCTAG
- a CDS encoding DUF882 domain-containing protein, giving the protein MLDQEISRRRLLLGAGCLLGGSLLSFPAMASRSTAGRELSFFNLNTGERVRASYWEDGRYLKDGLAELNHIFRDYRRNEVFNIDRKLFDQLYLLQHKLGRHGEIQLISGYRSPVTNRQKRSRSRAVAKHSYHTLGQAVDVRIPGVQLAHLRKAALHLKVGGVGYYPSDNFVHLDTGPVRSW; this is encoded by the coding sequence ATGCTTGATCAAGAGATAAGCCGACGTCGCCTGCTGCTGGGTGCCGGTTGCCTGCTGGGGGGCTCGCTGCTGTCCTTCCCCGCCATGGCGAGCCGCAGTACGGCAGGACGTGAACTCAGTTTCTTCAATCTCAATACCGGCGAGCGGGTGCGCGCCAGCTATTGGGAAGACGGCCGCTACCTGAAAGACGGGCTGGCCGAGCTCAACCACATCTTTCGCGACTACCGTCGCAACGAAGTGTTCAACATCGACCGCAAGCTGTTCGACCAGCTCTACCTGCTGCAGCACAAGCTGGGTCGCCACGGTGAAATCCAGCTCATCTCGGGCTATCGCTCCCCCGTGACCAATCGCCAGAAGCGCAGCCGCAGCCGCGCCGTGGCTAAGCACAGCTACCATACCCTGGGGCAGGCGGTGGATGTGCGCATTCCCGGAGTACAGCTGGCGCACCTGCGCAAGGCGGCGCTCCATCTCAAGGTGGGTGGCGTCGGTTACTACCCGAGCGACAACTTCGTGCACCTCGACACCGGGCCGGTGCGCAGCTGGTAA